Proteins co-encoded in one Erinaceus europaeus chromosome 2, mEriEur2.1, whole genome shotgun sequence genomic window:
- the CATSPER3 gene encoding cation channel sperm-associated protein 3 isoform X2, with protein MITVITCDASFLVLWTNYEAKYHLFRLYEVSQIFIIAVYSVEFYLKLYVDPIGYWANGYNLLDICIIVIISIPTAMISINGLHYPYLNIGNGLQSLRVLKLITYSRGIRALIEAMGQTIYTVNSVLALLFVLMFIFAVLGFCLFGVSDGGDVDNWGNLAVAFFTLFSLTTVDSWTDLQRELDDRNFVLSRAFTILFILLATFVFLSMFVGVMIIHTETSIKKFEYDLMLERHMKLVEEKHMILKQHQEKIVMLMQSQKNAGYESFSDLVKNFKQTLQHDDPMILDDFGTSMPFIDVYLTTLDNQDTTIYTLQELYYEIVHVLSLMLEESNENQEPQPENQQPQPEKTAYG; from the exons GTTTCACAGATCTTCATTATAGCTGTCTATAGTGTCGAGTTCTACCTCAAACTCTATGTGGACCCTATTGGTTACTGGGCGAATGGATACAACCTGCTAGATATATGCATCATTGTCATTATTTCTATTCCCACTGCTATGATCAGTATCAACGGCCTGCACTATCCCTACCTCAACATTGGCAATGGCTTGCAGTCTCTGCGTGTTCTCAAGCTTATCACCTATAGCCGTGGGATACGG GCTCTCATCGAAGCCATGGGGCAGACCATCTACACTGTCAACTCGGTGCTGGCCTTGCTCTTTGTCCTGATGTTCATCTTTGCTGTCCTGGGCTTCTGTCTGTTTGGAGTTTCAGATGGAGGTGATGTGGATAACTGGGGGAACCTAGCTGTGGCCTTCTTCACCCTCTTCAGCTTGACAACG GTGGACAGTTGGACAGACCTGCAGCGTGAGCTGGATGATCGAAACTTCGTTTTAAGCCGAGCATTCACCATCCTCTTCATCTTGCTGGCCACCTTTGTCTTCCTCAGCATGTTTGTGGGTGTGATGATCATACACACTGAG ACCTCCATTAAAAAATTTGAGTATGATCTGATGTTGGAGAGACACATGAAGCTCGTGGAAGAAAAGCACATGATTCTGAAGCAGCATCAGGAGAAGATCGTCATGTTGATGCAGTCACAG AAAAATGCTGGATATGAAAGTTTCAGTGATTTGGTGAAAAACTTCAAGCAGACCCTTCAGCATGATGATCCAATGATCTTAGATGACTTTGGCACTAGTATGCCCTTCATCGATGTCTACCTGACCACTCTGGACAACCAGGATACTACGATCTACAC ACTCCAAGAGTTGTACTATGAGATCGTGCATGTGCTCAGCCTGATGCTGGAAGAATCGAATGAGAATCAGGAGCCTCAGCCTGAGAATCAGCAGCCCCAGCCTGAGAAGACAGCTTATGGGTAG